The following proteins come from a genomic window of Lycium ferocissimum isolate CSIRO_LF1 chromosome 4, AGI_CSIRO_Lferr_CH_V1, whole genome shotgun sequence:
- the LOC132053103 gene encoding gibberellin receptor GID1B-like, whose protein sequence is MAGGNEVNAAESKRLVPLNTWILISNFKLAYNMLRRPDGTFNRDLAEFLERKVSANSFPVDGVYSFDVVDRATSLLNRVYRPAPDNEDEWGKVELEKPLSTTEIVPVIVFFHGGSFTHSSANSAIYDTFCRRLVSICKAVVVSVNYRRSPEHRYPCAYDDGWAALKWVKSRTWLRSGKGGKVHVYLAGDSSGGNIAHHVAVRAAEDQVEVSGNILLHPMFGGEKRTESEKRLDEKFFVTVQDRDWYWRAYLPEGEDRDHPACNIFGPRGTSLEGLKFPKSLVVVAGLDLVQDWQLAYVKGLQELGHEVNLLYLKLATIGFYFLPNNDHFRCLMKEITSFIHPVCS, encoded by the exons ATGGCAGGTGGTAATGAAGTTAACGCTGCTGAATCTAAG AGGCTGGTTCCACTTAATACATGGATTCTCATCTCCAATTTCAAACTGGCTTACAACATGCTTCGCCGGCCTGATGGAACATTCAATCGCGATTTAGCTGAGTTCTTAGAGCGTAAGGTCTCTGCGAACTCGTTTCCAGTTGATGGGGTTTACTCTTTTGATGTAGTTGATAGGGCGACAAGCTTGCTTAACCGTGTCTATAGACCCGCTCCTGACAATGAGGATGAATGGGGTAAAGTAGAGCTTGAAAAACCATTGAGCACCACAGAAATTGTTCCGGTTATTGTTTTCTTTCATGGTGGAAGTTTTACTCATTCTTCAGCTAATAGTGCTATTTACGACACATTCTGTCGTCGCCTTGTTAGCATTTGTAAGGCTGTGGTTGTTTCTGTGAACTATAGAAGATCGCCTGAACATCGATACCCTTGTGCATATGATGATGGATGGGCTGCTCTTAAATGGGTAAAATCAAGAACGTGGCTTCGAAGTGGGAAGGGTGGAAAAGTTCATGTCTACTTAGCTGGTGATAGTTCTGGTGGTAACATCGCTCACCATGTTGCTGTAAGGGCTGCTGAAGATCAGGTCGAAGTATCGGGTAATATTCTTCTTCATCCGATGTTTGGTGGGGAAAAAAGGACTGAATCAGAAAAGAGATTGGATGAGAAATTTTTTGTTACAGTTCAAGACAGGGATTGGTACTGGAGGGCATATTTACCAGAAGGGGAAGATAGAGACCATCCAGCATGTAATATATTTGGCCCAAGAGGTACAAGCCTCGAAGGACTTAAATTCCCAAAGAGCCTAGTTGTGGTGGCTGGTTTGGATCTTGTTCAAGATTGGCAATTGGCTTATGTTAAAGGTTTGCAGGAATTAGGGCATGAGGTGAATCTACTATATCTAAAGCTAGCAACAATTGGTTTCTACTTCTTGCCTAATAATGACCATTTTCGCTGCCTAATGAAGGAGATAACCAGCTTCATCCATCCTGTCTGTTCATAG